A window of Spiroplasma syrphidicola EA-1 contains these coding sequences:
- the rbfA gene encoding 30S ribosome-binding factor RbfA, whose protein sequence is MKNSVKVERMQSIIVREVTLIMQREIKDPLINQIIIHDVKLTSDLGYAKIYYSSLLEQRQEEVESALESYRKEIRSKLAKKLDIYKCPELEFIYDNALANANRINDILDKIKQ, encoded by the coding sequence ATGAAAAATTCAGTTAAAGTTGAAAGAATGCAATCAATTATTGTTCGGGAAGTAACATTAATTATGCAACGCGAAATTAAAGACCCCTTAATTAACCAAATTATTATTCATGATGTTAAATTAACAAGTGATCTAGGATATGCCAAAATTTATTACTCATCATTATTAGAACAAAGACAAGAAGAAGTTGAATCCGCTCTTGAAAGTTATCGTAAAGAAATTCGTAGTAAATTAGCGAAAAAATTAGACATTTATAAATGTCCAGAATTAGAATTTATCTATGATAATGCTTTGGCCAATGCTAATCGTATTAATGATATTTTAGATAAAATTAAGCAATAA
- a CDS encoding IS3 family transposase produces MGTKWFTKNEKLNILKYYKEHGWAKTIKKFEITTTTLSRWKKAIKISGEKALEPGKGPQSKGIRRTGRPKDLNFEQMTKKELIEYIEMIQDVKKSLTKSKKKKFQTIWSLKKKYKIKYLCKILNVSRAGYYNWFNSGMKAFNKWNNTIAKIIKTLFLSFKKIYGYNMLTLIINKLYNWNLKPHIVYRYMKNMNLKSIVRVKKFNYRLSSGSKRHENIMNQDFSTTDINQKLGTDITYLLTNDKTYFLSIVKDFHTNEILDYQISNNLGTEFVFKNIINSWVKAGKPSTWVLQSDQGFHYTNSDYEKLCNYLGIRISMSRRGNSYNNAHTESWFGTMKTEFLYHIKRKKRTAKWINENLPKYIYFYNNFRPQVKLKGMSPVQYRKSFPQVTF; encoded by the coding sequence ATGGGAACAAAATGATTTACAAAAAACGAAAAACTTAATATTTTAAAATATTATAAGGAACATGGTTGAGCAAAAACAATTAAAAAATTTGAAATTACAACAACAACTTTATCTCGTTGAAAAAAAGCAATTAAAATTAGTGGCGAAAAAGCATTAGAACCAGGGAAAGGTCCACAATCAAAAGGGATTCGCCGAACAGGGCGACCAAAAGATCTTAACTTTGAACAAATGACAAAAAAAGAATTAATTGAATATATTGAAATGATTCAAGATGTAAAAAAGTCCTTGACCAAATCGAAAAAGAAGAAATTCCAAACGATTTGGTCCTTAAAGAAAAAATACAAGATTAAATATTTATGTAAAATTTTAAATGTTTCTAGAGCTGGTTATTATAATTGATTTAATAGTGGTATGAAAGCATTTAATAAATGAAATAATACAATTGCAAAAATAATTAAAACATTATTTCTAAGTTTTAAGAAAATTTATGGATATAATATGCTAACGTTAATTATCAATAAACTATATAACTGAAATTTAAAACCACATATTGTTTATAGATATATGAAGAATATGAACTTGAAGTCAATTGTTAGAGTCAAAAAATTTAATTATCGATTATCTTCTGGTAGTAAAAGACATGAAAATATCATGAATCAAGATTTTTCAACCACAGATATTAATCAAAAATTAGGAACAGATATAACATATTTACTAACAAATGATAAAACCTACTTTTTATCAATTGTTAAAGATTTTCATACTAATGAAATTTTGGACTACCAAATAAGTAATAATTTAGGAACAGAATTTGTTTTTAAAAATATAATTAATTCTTGAGTAAAAGCTGGAAAACCATCAACTTGAGTACTGCAATCAGATCAAGGTTTTCATTATACAAATTCTGATTATGAAAAATTATGCAATTATCTTGGAATTAGAATTTCAATGTCCAGACGTGGGAACTCTTATAATAATGCCCACACAGAATCATGGTTTGGCACTATGAAAACTGAATTTTTATATCATATAAAAAGAAAAAAACGAACAGCTAAATGAATTAATGAAAATCTTCCTAAATATATCTACTTTTACAACAATTTTAGACCACAAGTCAAATTAAAAGGAATGAGCCCTGTTCAATACAGAAAGTCATTCCCTCAAGTAACTTTTTAA
- the truB gene encoding tRNA pseudouridine(55) synthase TruB: MSTTMLNDGILLIDKPVGKTSNQVIQIIKKKLGVNKIGHAGTLDPLATGLLVVLLNNGTKISDYLLTADKGYDVTMKLFIKTDSGDITGKIMEEIAPFKMKKKVIKKAFESFNGFIYEQYPPKYSAIKVNGKKLYEYARAEQEVQITPRTVTIQAIKFKNYNHATQTIQFSVLCSKGTYVRSLVEDIADKMGVLATVEKLTRVQSGNFKLADAVKVEDVDQKDIISMYDALFINKQPLLMYHYDEEIRQGKPIVIINHSDPNIFIIDKHKNVLAIYKHIGKHVYACQRGLWSNEQGPTPTSEGDKY, encoded by the coding sequence ATGAGCACAACAATGTTAAATGATGGTATTTTATTAATTGATAAGCCAGTTGGTAAAACTAGTAACCAAGTTATTCAAATTATTAAGAAAAAACTAGGAGTTAATAAAATTGGTCATGCGGGGACCCTTGATCCATTAGCAACAGGGTTATTAGTTGTTTTATTGAATAATGGTACAAAAATCAGTGATTATTTATTAACAGCAGATAAAGGCTATGATGTCACAATGAAATTGTTTATTAAAACGGATTCTGGGGATATAACGGGGAAAATAATGGAAGAAATTGCCCCATTTAAAATGAAAAAGAAAGTTATTAAAAAAGCTTTTGAAAGTTTTAATGGTTTTATTTATGAACAATATCCCCCAAAATACTCGGCGATAAAAGTAAATGGTAAAAAATTATATGAATATGCCCGCGCTGAACAGGAAGTACAAATTACACCACGAACAGTAACAATTCAAGCAATTAAATTTAAAAATTATAACCATGCAACTCAAACAATTCAATTTAGTGTCCTTTGTTCAAAGGGAACATATGTTCGTAGTTTAGTTGAAGATATTGCCGATAAAATGGGAGTATTGGCAACAGTTGAAAAATTAACTCGTGTCCAGTCAGGAAATTTTAAGTTAGCTGATGCTGTTAAAGTTGAAGATGTGGACCAAAAAGATATTATTTCGATGTATGATGCCTTGTTTATTAATAAACAGCCGTTATTAATGTATCATTATGATGAAGAAATTCGTCAAGGAAAACCTATTGTAATTATTAATCATAGTGATCCAAATATTTTTATTATTGATAAGCATAAAAATGTCTTAGCAATTTATAAACATATTGGTAAACATGTATATGCTTGCCAACGAGGATTATGATCAAATGAACAAGGCCCTACGCCAACCAGTGAAGGGGACAAGTACTAA
- the cdd gene encoding cytidine deaminase produces the protein MANYFEKLGQLKENAYVPYSNFHVSAICLLQDGREVAGVNIENSAYPVGICAERTAISQVYTLGYHKEDIIKLFLYTESDNISSPCGMCRQFMIETLPLTTPIEMYNCHGEKQIVTVADLLPFAFNQASLK, from the coding sequence ATGGCAAATTATTTTGAAAAATTAGGGCAGTTAAAAGAAAATGCTTATGTTCCTTATTCAAATTTTCATGTTAGCGCAATTTGTTTACTGCAAGATGGTCGTGAAGTTGCGGGGGTAAATATTGAAAATAGTGCATATCCAGTTGGAATTTGCGCTGAACGAACAGCAATTTCCCAAGTATATACCTTGGGTTATCATAAAGAAGATATCATTAAATTATTTCTCTATACTGAAAGTGATAATATCTCTTCTCCTTGTGGAATGTGCCGTCAATTTATGATTGAGACTTTACCTTTAACAACGCCAATTGAAATGTATAATTGTCATGGTGAAAAACAAATAGTAACCGTTGCGGACTTATTACCATTTGCCTTTAATCAAGCGAGTTTAAAATAA
- the coaBC gene encoding bifunctional phosphopantothenoylcysteine decarboxylase/phosphopantothenate--cysteine ligase CoaBC, with translation MAKIVLILTSSIAAPKGLALYQQLKVIHDVKLVLTPDVKYFLPSIPSDAFSELFTEKYYDKNSKSVHIDLAAQADLLVCYPASHDFIAKITAGITDNLASLVYSASDCYKMVFPAMNNIMYQSPANQRNLKQLIADGVGVFPPKEGLLACKTIGIGRAWESEDVYQTIIKYLTYQNNLKAKKVLLNFGRTKTYLDDIRYLTNNSSGLMGDALHQVLTWSRCALTTIVGDTDFPVYYDHLKVNTNQEMLAQMVKNFDQKDIVICCAALNDYQIKEPFKGKIAKRQNPSLKLTLDSNIDVLAHLGAKKTHQFLVGFSAQNDFDLDYARQKLIDKNLDLLIINQTKSMQQNDNEIIFLTKTEVEKISKASKLIIAGQIVQKIISQC, from the coding sequence ATGGCTAAAATAGTTTTAATTCTAACAAGTAGTATTGCCGCCCCAAAAGGTTTAGCTTTATATCAACAATTAAAAGTTATCCATGATGTTAAATTAGTGTTAACACCAGATGTCAAATATTTTTTACCATCAATACCCTCTGATGCTTTTAGCGAGTTATTTACTGAAAAATACTATGATAAGAACAGTAAATCAGTCCATATCGATTTAGCTGCCCAAGCTGATTTATTAGTTTGCTATCCAGCTAGTCATGATTTTATTGCTAAAATTACGGCTGGAATTACTGATAATTTAGCTAGCCTAGTTTATAGCGCTAGTGATTGTTATAAAATGGTGTTTCCGGCAATGAATAATATTATGTATCAGTCACCAGCCAACCAACGTAATCTTAAACAGTTAATTGCTGATGGTGTTGGGGTTTTCCCACCTAAAGAGGGTCTACTAGCTTGTAAAACGATTGGGATCGGCCGAGCATGAGAATCCGAAGATGTCTATCAAACAATTATTAAATATTTAACTTATCAAAACAATTTAAAAGCGAAAAAGGTATTACTAAACTTTGGTCGGACAAAAACATATCTTGATGATATTCGCTATTTAACAAATAATTCTTCTGGTTTAATGGGTGACGCCTTACACCAAGTATTGACTTGAAGTCGTTGCGCTTTAACAACGATTGTTGGGGATACAGATTTTCCAGTATATTATGATCATCTTAAAGTTAATACTAATCAGGAAATGTTAGCGCAAATGGTTAAAAACTTTGATCAAAAAGATATTGTTATTTGTTGTGCGGCATTAAATGATTATCAAATTAAGGAACCTTTTAAAGGGAAAATTGCCAAACGCCAGAATCCCTCTTTAAAATTAACATTAGATAGTAATATTGATGTTCTGGCTCATTTAGGGGCCAAAAAAACCCATCAATTTTTAGTAGGTTTTAGTGCTCAAAATGATTTTGATTTAGATTATGCTCGGCAGAAATTAATTGATAAAAATCTTGATTTATTAATTATTAATCAAACAAAGAGTATGCAACAAAACGACAATGAAATTATCTTTTTAACAAAAACTGAGGTTGAAAAAATTAGTAAAGCTTCAAAATTAATAATCGCCGGACAAATTGTGCAAAAGATTATTAGCCAATGCTAG
- a CDS encoding type III pantothenate kinase, producing the protein MELLVDIGNTAIKFALSDNKKLIPFLIIPSQNILTEKYLFDKLEMAILAIGKSLKDFHLLCLSSVRPMWDNLFRQLAQDMQWSFYQVKVNLTVPENFLAVPNPRNVGADILVGAYAAVQNYQKDNCIIVNMGTATTITLVKQKQLIGTIIMPGLETSAIALFNNAQLLQEFEYTLEKDKYIGQNTKEAINLGLVNGHGYAVKSLVEQIQQQIPDLTVILTGGNSRYFQTFFSTYHRDETLIFKGLLALLVDNKVIK; encoded by the coding sequence ATGGAATTATTAGTTGATATTGGTAATACGGCAATTAAGTTTGCCCTTAGTGATAATAAAAAACTTATCCCGTTTTTAATTATTCCTAGTCAAAATATTTTAACGGAAAAATACTTATTTGATAAATTAGAAATGGCAATTTTAGCAATTGGTAAAAGCCTAAAAGATTTTCATTTATTATGCTTATCATCAGTTCGGCCAATGTGAGATAACTTATTCCGCCAGTTAGCACAAGATATGCAATGATCTTTTTATCAAGTTAAAGTAAATTTAACTGTTCCAGAAAATTTTTTAGCGGTGCCAAATCCGCGCAATGTTGGGGCAGATATTTTAGTTGGGGCTTATGCAGCTGTCCAAAATTATCAAAAAGACAATTGTATTATTGTTAATATGGGAACAGCAACAACAATTACTTTAGTAAAGCAAAAACAACTAATTGGGACGATCATTATGCCTGGCTTAGAGACATCGGCAATTGCCTTATTTAATAATGCGCAATTATTACAGGAGTTTGAATATACTTTAGAAAAAGATAAGTATATTGGTCAAAATACTAAAGAAGCTATTAATTTAGGTCTTGTTAATGGTCATGGGTATGCTGTTAAAAGTTTAGTTGAACAAATTCAACAGCAAATCCCTGATTTAACTGTTATTTTAACTGGTGGCAATAGTAGATATTTCCAAACTTTTTTCTCAACATATCATCGCGATGAAACCTTAATTTTCAAAGGTTTATTGGCGTTATTAGTTGATAATAAAGTTATTAAATAA
- the rpsO gene encoding 30S ribosomal protein S15 → MSKAKKEELVAKHARGKNDTGSAEVQIALLTEDIANLTAHLQRHRKDIVSRRSLLKKVSQRKHLLAYLTKKDFARYKAIIEELGLRK, encoded by the coding sequence ATTTCAAAAGCAAAAAAAGAAGAATTAGTTGCTAAGCATGCGCGTGGTAAAAATGATACTGGATCAGCAGAAGTGCAAATCGCCTTATTAACAGAAGATATTGCAAATTTAACTGCTCATTTACAAAGACACCGTAAAGATATTGTTTCACGTCGTAGTTTGTTAAAAAAAGTTTCACAACGTAAACATTTATTAGCATATTTAACAAAAAAAGACTTTGCTCGTTACAAAGCAATTATTGAAGAATTAGGACTTCGTAAATAG
- a CDS encoding diacylglycerol kinase family protein translates to MAENRNSNKKKVFFKLRNKFSNAFRGIYTAIKEESSLIIHLIVSVLIIGLGIWLQKEVPNEFGYVQWAILLLTIGIVIGFELINTMVENFVDLLSFEYNIKAKKIKDICAAATLINSILAIAIGLLIMLPPLVDVIKIYLKIS, encoded by the coding sequence ATGGCAGAAAATAGAAATTCAAATAAAAAAAAGGTCTTTTTTAAACTTCGTAATAAATTTTCAAATGCTTTTCGTGGAATTTATACCGCAATTAAAGAAGAATCAAGTTTAATTATTCACTTAATTGTTTCCGTTTTAATCATCGGGTTGGGAATTTGATTACAAAAAGAAGTCCCTAATGAGTTTGGTTATGTTCAATGGGCGATTTTATTATTAACAATTGGAATTGTAATTGGGTTTGAACTAATTAATACAATGGTTGAAAACTTCGTTGATTTATTATCTTTTGAATATAATATTAAGGCAAAGAAAATTAAAGATATTTGTGCTGCGGCGACTTTAATTAACTCAATTTTGGCGATTGCGATTGGTTTATTAATTATGCTACCCCCATTAGTGGATGTAATTAAAATTTATTTAAAAATTAGTTAG
- a CDS encoding alpha/beta hydrolase, translating to MKKPKILPMLKFNNSKTKQYNNIPGLYKIVAPDQIEEYLAANKIYIKMFYAIQDRRMLLTHSTWWKKGYDLEGYCKKYLVDLTTRLKIKAMMPTASELATKWDINEYDVPGYQDAMLKTITIKSWVKNDNNDKWVVVVHGLNSHKFRSIFFGLIYLRQGYNIVVFDQRNHGQSTGEITTMSNFEKHDLECIVNFLKALPATKISEINFHGWSMGTFVIVEYLKMISEKQELVGWAVLDSTVNRLSELYYYYMNNLKINYYEHYYAIKLYAEQQRGYDPEEINPGENLDLVAKIPFLYILNQKDHATPYQMGNQAFYNKKGFEKTNLSRKVLFNCDHVRGIHYDPVNYLNEINLFITNCDNKKRK from the coding sequence ATGAAAAAGCCAAAAATTCTGCCAATGTTAAAATTTAATAATTCAAAAACAAAACAATATAATAATATTCCAGGACTTTATAAAATAGTTGCTCCCGATCAAATCGAAGAATATTTAGCCGCAAATAAAATATATATTAAAATGTTCTATGCAATTCAAGATCGGCGAATGTTATTAACTCACAGTACATGATGAAAAAAAGGTTATGATTTAGAAGGATATTGTAAAAAGTACTTGGTTGATCTAACAACACGGTTGAAAATTAAAGCAATGATGCCAACAGCCAGTGAATTGGCAACAAAATGAGATATCAATGAATATGATGTTCCCGGTTATCAAGATGCGATGTTAAAAACTATTACAATTAAATCCTGAGTTAAAAATGATAATAATGATAAATGGGTTGTTGTTGTCCATGGTTTAAATTCTCATAAATTCCGTAGCATTTTCTTTGGTTTAATTTATTTACGTCAGGGTTATAATATTGTTGTTTTTGATCAACGTAACCATGGACAATCAACTGGGGAAATTACAACGATGAGTAATTTTGAGAAGCATGATTTAGAATGCATCGTTAATTTTTTGAAAGCTTTACCGGCAACAAAAATTAGCGAAATTAATTTTCATGGTTGATCAATGGGGACTTTTGTTATTGTTGAATATTTAAAAATGATTAGTGAGAAGCAAGAACTAGTTGGTTGGGCGGTATTAGACTCAACAGTTAATCGTTTAAGTGAATTGTATTATTACTATATGAATAATTTAAAAATCAATTATTATGAACATTATTATGCGATTAAATTATATGCTGAACAACAACGTGGTTATGATCCCGAAGAAATTAATCCGGGGGAAAATTTAGATTTAGTGGCGAAAATTCCATTTTTATATATATTAAATCAAAAAGACCATGCCACACCTTATCAAATGGGTAATCAGGCTTTTTATAATAAAAAAGGCTTTGAAAAAACGAACCTTAGTCGTAAAGTTTTATTCAATTGTGATCATGTTCGTGGAATTCACTATGATCCTGTTAATTATTTAAATGAAATTAATTTATTTATTACAAATTGTGACAACAAAAAAAGAAAGTAA
- the ybeY gene encoding rRNA maturation RNase YbeY, producing the protein MTDIFDITNETAIDLEKYLPDFEAIFAHVKTVLAITEPLELSLTFVNPATQVELNQQYRNKDYVADVLTFPLEDESPIDFGKVLGIRVLGDIFICPQKAIEQAEAYHHSLRRELAFLFTHGMLHILGYDHIEPADEEVMFGLQRKILDDLQITRNLIQ; encoded by the coding sequence ATGACAGATATCTTTGACATTACTAACGAAACAGCGATTGATCTGGAAAAATATTTGCCTGATTTTGAAGCAATTTTTGCCCATGTTAAAACAGTTTTAGCGATTACAGAACCGTTAGAATTATCATTGACGTTTGTTAATCCTGCGACACAAGTCGAACTTAATCAACAATATCGCAATAAAGACTATGTTGCTGATGTGTTAACTTTTCCCCTTGAAGATGAGAGCCCAATTGATTTTGGTAAAGTACTTGGGATTAGAGTTTTAGGGGATATTTTTATTTGCCCGCAAAAAGCAATTGAACAAGCCGAGGCTTATCACCACTCTTTACGTCGGGAATTAGCTTTTTTATTTACACATGGCATGCTTCATATTTTAGGATATGATCATATTGAACCAGCTGATGAAGAAGTTATGTTTGGTTTACAACGAAAAATTTTAGATGATTTACAAATCACTCGAAATCTAATACAATAG
- a CDS encoding riboflavin kinase, protein MKILNWTEPNLTEEKVACLGFFDGIHPGHLKLLEQVGAIKAVTNNKSLFFTLSKRVTDFFNNNQTAIISNKAKEEIIAQLGFDYYLSVLVSEEFLALSWFDFLTILKERFNVTKVVVGSDFCFGKDRLGNVDKLISFFGKDNVTIVSRDFNYSSSTIRKLLEEHQIIAANKMLFQKYQIIGIVEKGEQQGRLINFPTANLYLKNKLLIPYGVYVSTVIYQKQQYQGMTCYWNKNGQERVETYLLNFDGDLYGRELTIIFEDYLRDNISVNSLADLKITLEKDLKNTIDFFHNKA, encoded by the coding sequence ATGAAAATTTTAAATTGAACAGAACCTAATTTAACTGAAGAAAAAGTAGCATGTTTAGGATTTTTTGATGGCATCCATCCGGGTCATTTAAAATTATTAGAACAAGTTGGGGCAATTAAAGCCGTAACAAATAATAAGAGTCTTTTTTTTACCCTTTCAAAACGAGTAACCGATTTTTTTAATAACAACCAAACAGCAATAATTTCAAATAAAGCAAAAGAAGAAATTATTGCTCAACTTGGCTTTGATTACTATTTAAGTGTTTTGGTAAGTGAAGAGTTTTTAGCATTATCATGATTTGATTTTCTTACTATTTTAAAAGAACGTTTTAACGTTACAAAGGTTGTTGTTGGATCAGATTTTTGTTTTGGTAAAGACCGTTTGGGAAATGTTGATAAGTTAATTTCTTTTTTTGGCAAAGATAATGTCACTATTGTTTCACGGGATTTTAATTATTCTTCGTCAACAATTCGCAAATTATTAGAAGAACATCAAATTATTGCTGCCAATAAAATGCTTTTTCAGAAATACCAAATTATTGGGATTGTTGAAAAAGGGGAACAGCAAGGCCGATTAATTAATTTTCCGACTGCTAATCTCTATCTTAAAAATAAGTTATTAATTCCCTATGGTGTTTATGTTTCAACTGTTATTTATCAAAAGCAACAATATCAGGGAATGACTTGTTATTGAAATAAGAATGGTCAAGAACGTGTTGAAACATATTTGTTAAATTTTGATGGTGATTTGTATGGTCGGGAGTTAACAATCATATTTGAAGATTATTTGCGCGATAATATTAGTGTAAATAGTTTAGCTGATTTGAAAATAACCCTGGAAAAAGATTTAAAAAATACTATTGATTTTTTTCATAATAAAGCATAA
- a CDS encoding bifunctional 5,10-methylenetetrahydrofolate dehydrogenase/5,10-methenyltetrahydrofolate cyclohydrolase: MDSKIIDGKQISTEIKTQIKEQIIAWKNKGYREPKLVIIQVGDLAASTTYIKNKKIACEKVGIICEIIKHPAEIREDILVNEIKQLNNDNNVDGILVQLPLPPQINALLITETIAITKDVDGFSPTILGQMLLSNASPNEIVLPATPKGIMNLFEYNKIDLTGQHVVIVGRSNIVGKPIANLVLNANGTITVCHSKTKNLAALTKQADILIVAIGKAKFITKEMLKKDVIIIDVGTNYDENNKLCGDVDFENVIDDVKQITPVPGGVGPMTIAGLLQNLMLLYQSHL; this comes from the coding sequence ATGGATAGCAAAATAATTGATGGCAAACAAATTAGTACGGAAATTAAAACACAAATAAAAGAACAAATTATTGCCTGAAAAAATAAAGGTTATCGAGAGCCAAAATTAGTTATTATTCAAGTTGGTGATTTAGCAGCTAGTACAACATATATTAAAAATAAAAAAATAGCTTGTGAAAAAGTTGGAATTATTTGTGAAATTATTAAGCACCCTGCCGAAATTAGGGAAGATATTTTAGTAAACGAAATTAAGCAATTAAATAATGATAATAATGTTGATGGAATTCTTGTTCAACTCCCCTTACCACCACAAATTAATGCCTTACTGATTACTGAAACAATTGCAATTACAAAAGATGTTGATGGTTTTTCCCCAACAATTCTTGGGCAAATGTTATTGAGTAATGCCTCACCAAACGAAATCGTCTTACCAGCAACCCCAAAAGGAATTATGAATTTATTTGAATATAATAAAATTGACTTAACAGGTCAGCATGTCGTTATTGTTGGACGTAGTAATATCGTCGGAAAACCAATTGCTAATTTAGTTTTAAATGCCAATGGAACAATTACTGTTTGCCATTCTAAAACAAAAAATTTAGCAGCATTAACAAAACAAGCAGATATCTTAATTGTGGCAATAGGTAAAGCAAAATTTATTACCAAAGAAATGTTGAAAAAAGATGTTATTATTATTGATGTTGGTACCAACTATGATGAAAATAATAAACTATGTGGCGATGTAGATTTTGAGAATGTGATTGACGATGTTAAACAAATTACACCTGTTCCTGGCGGTGTTGGGCCAATGACAATTGCGGGTTTACTACAAAACTTGATGTTATTATATCAATCACATTTATAA
- a CDS encoding formate--tetrahydrofolate ligase: protein MKDIKAIATKLGLTTEQLIFYGNHIAKVKAEVFSTLPQKGKLILVTAINPTKAGEGKTTSAIGIADLMHHLNYSVVLALREPSLGPVFGLKGSATGGGECVIIPEPEINLHFTGDFHAITSANNLVSAVIDNILYWNNALAIDPNKVIWQRCLDINDRALRNVTLNLGHNIVRTEHFQITAASEIMAILSLSKNLADLEDRLNNTIVAYNFQQEPVYLKELKITGSIMALLKEAIRPNLVQTKYHTPAFVHCGPFANISHGTNSLIATDLALKLADYVVTETGFGSDLGFEKFNDIINLQQEYTPACTVLVVTIRALKLHGGMSEAQLDLVDLISLQKGFEHLNKHINIIRQYNLPFIVCINKFSQDDPSELNCLEEWLTNQDISYGINTTYQNGVNADVDLVNKIIAKTTEQQEYQPLFNPQTTTVTDKIITICQKIYGVEKVIFSEVAEKKLAKYNTSPFRHWPVCMAKNHQTITGNNDSNNNVISIRDVKINSGAKYFIIYLSDIITLPGLNQTPNANNIALIGDKIINIK, encoded by the coding sequence ATGAAAGATATTAAAGCAATTGCAACAAAACTTGGTCTAACAACAGAGCAATTAATTTTCTATGGTAATCATATTGCAAAAGTTAAAGCAGAAGTTTTTAGCACGCTTCCTCAGAAAGGGAAATTAATTTTAGTAACGGCAATTAATCCGACAAAAGCTGGGGAAGGTAAAACAACTTCTGCGATTGGAATTGCTGATTTAATGCACCACTTAAATTATTCAGTTGTTTTAGCTTTGCGTGAACCATCATTAGGGCCAGTTTTTGGCTTAAAGGGTTCAGCAACTGGGGGTGGAGAATGTGTTATTATTCCGGAACCAGAAATTAATTTACATTTTACTGGCGATTTCCATGCAATTACTAGTGCCAATAATTTAGTTTCCGCTGTGATTGATAACATTTTATATTGAAATAATGCTTTAGCAATTGATCCAAATAAAGTTATTTGGCAGCGCTGCCTTGATATTAATGATCGGGCTTTACGAAATGTTACATTAAACTTAGGACATAATATTGTTCGAACTGAACACTTTCAAATTACCGCCGCCAGTGAAATTATGGCAATTTTATCTTTGAGTAAAAATTTAGCAGATCTAGAAGACCGTCTAAACAATACAATTGTTGCTTATAATTTCCAACAAGAACCAGTTTATTTAAAAGAATTAAAAATTACGGGATCGATTATGGCTTTATTAAAAGAGGCGATTCGTCCTAATTTAGTTCAAACAAAATATCATACCCCAGCTTTTGTTCATTGTGGGCCATTTGCCAACATTTCGCATGGGACAAATTCATTAATAGCAACGGACTTAGCCTTAAAACTAGCTGATTATGTTGTTACTGAAACTGGGTTTGGTAGTGATTTAGGATTTGAAAAATTTAATGATATTATTAATTTGCAACAAGAATATACTCCTGCTTGTACAGTTTTAGTTGTAACAATTCGTGCTTTAAAACTGCATGGGGGTATGTCAGAAGCACAATTAGATTTAGTTGATTTAATTAGTTTACAAAAAGGTTTTGAACATTTAAATAAACATATAAATATTATTAGACAGTATAATTTACCATTTATTGTTTGTATTAATAAATTTTCTCAAGATGATCCTAGCGAATTAAATTGTTTAGAAGAATGATTAACTAACCAAGATATCAGTTATGGAATTAATACAACTTATCAAAATGGGGTTAATGCTGATGTTGATTTGGTTAATAAAATAATTGCCAAAACAACAGAGCAACAAGAATATCAACCATTATTTAATCCCCAAACAACAACAGTTACTGACAAAATTATAACAATTTGTCAAAAGATATATGGGGTGGAAAAAGTTATTTTTTCGGAAGTGGCCGAAAAGAAACTTGCGAAATATAACACCAGTCCCTTTCGTCATTGACCGGTTTGTATGGCGAAAAATCATCAAACAATTACTGGTAATAATGATAGTAATAATAATGTAATTTCAATTCGGGATGTTAAAATAAACTCAGGAGCAAAGTATTTTATTATTTATTTATCGGACATTATTACATTGCCAGGCTTAAATCAAACGCCAAATGCTAATAATATCGCTTTAATTGGGGATAAAATAATTAATATTAAATAG